The genomic window AAGTCGAAGGGCTTCGCGACCGGCCTCGGCGACGAGGGTGGCTTCGCCCCCGACTTCGAGCACAACCGTGCGGCCCTGGACTTCATCGTCGAGGCCATCGAAAAGGCCGGCTTCACGGTCGGAACCGACATCGCACTCGGCCTCGACGTCGCCTCCAGCGAGTTCTACAAGGACGGCGCGTACCAGTTCGAGGGCAAGGCGCTCAACAGCACCGAGATGACCGCGTACTACGCCGACCTCGTCGCGAACTACCCGCTCATCACCATCGAGGACCCGCTGGCCGAGGACGACTGGGCGGGCTACGCCCACCTCACCCCCGAGCTCGGCTCCAAGGTCCAGATCGTCGGCGACGACCTGTTCGTCACGAACCCGAAGCGTCTCGCCGACGGCATCGCCAAGGGTGCGGCGAACTCGCTGCTCGTCAAGGTGAACCAGATCGGGACGCTCACCGAGACGCTCGACGCGGTGTCCCTCGCACAGCGCTCCGGCTACACGACGATCCTGTCGCACCGCTCCGGCGAGACCGAGGACACCACGATCGCCGACCTCGCGGTCGCGACGAACGCGGGCCAGATCAAGACCGGTGCGCCTGCGCGCAGCGAGCGGGTCGCGAAGTACAATCAGTTGCTGAGGATCGAAGAGGAGCTGGGCCAGGCAGCCGTCTACGCCGGCCGCAGCGCCTTCCCCCGGTTCACCGCCTAAGCATCGTCACCTGAAGGCTCTCAGGGGTGCCGATCGGCACCCCTGAGAGCCTTCGTCGTGTGCGGGAGGCGCCTGTGAAGAAGCCATCGATGCCGGCCGGCGGCGAGTCGGAGCGCACCCCGTCCGGCAGCGGAGCAGCGTCCTCCTCGTCCTCCGGCTCGTCGAAGCAGCGACCGGCGTCGAAGCCCCGGTCGAGCTCCGCGGATGCCTCCGCCAAGCGCTCCTCCTCGTCGTCCAAGCGCCCGGCGGGAGCCACCGCGAAGCCCGCACGCTCCGCAGCGACAGCCCCGCGGTCGACGACGAAGGCCCCGCGATCCGCGTCGGCCGGTTCCTCGGCACCGCGCTCGCGGACCGGCTCGACACGGACCACCCCGGCACGCCAGTCGGACGCCGGTGGCTGGTTGCGGAGTCTGCGACTGTCCGGGTTCAGCGTCCTGCTCCTCGGGATCCTCGTGCTCGGGGTCGTCGTCCTCGCGCCGAACCTCAAGACTTTCCTCGAGCAGCGGCAGCAGATCGCCGCGCTGGAGGCCGGTGTCGCCGACACCCAGAAGCAGGTGGACGCGCAGCAGGCCGAACGCGAGCGCTGGAACGACCAGAGCTACGTCATGACCCAGGCGCGCGACCGCCTGTTCTACGCTCTACCCGGCGAGGTCAGCTACATCATCATCAACGACGTCGACCCGGCCTCGCTGCCCACCACCGAGACACCCGTGAGCGACACGCTCGTCGACTCGCAGTCCGACTGGCTCGACGGGCTGCTGTCCTCGCTCGTCGCCACCGGCTATTCGCCGGCCCCGGTCGCGACCGAGACCCCTGCTCCCACGCAGACGACGCCTCCCGCCGGCGGCTGACGTCCGGACGCAGTGGTGAACCCGGCGATAATGGAACCATGAGCACCCCTCCCTTCGGCCCCGTCTCCGAGCGCGACGTCGAGATCGTGTCGGCGCAACTGGGACGCCCGGCGCGGAACGTCGTCGGCATCGCGGCGCGCTGTGTCTGCGGCGCCCCGACGGTCGTCTCCACCGCTCCTCGCCTGGCCGACGGCACGCCGTTCCCCACGTTCTACTACCTGACCCACCCGGCCGCCACGGCCGCGGTCTCCTCGCTCGAGGCGACCCAGGTGATGAACGAGTACAACGAGCTCCTGGCCGAGGACGAAGCGGTCCGCGCTGCCTACGCCACCGCGCACACGGCCTACCTCGCCGACCGCACCTCCATCGCCGAGGTCGCCGAGATCGACGGGATCTCCGCCGGCGGCATGCCGGTGCGGGTCAAGTGCCTCCACGCGCTCGTCGGCCACGCCCTTGCGGCTGGTCCGGGCGTCAACCCCATCGGCGACCTCGCGCTCGACCGCGCGAGCTGGAGCCCCGAGGTGTGCGCATGCGCGGACGGCCAGGCGGGGCAGGGATAGGCCCCGCACGCGACGGGGGTCGCCTGTGGGGGAGTGACGGACCGCGACGCGGAGACCGTCGTCGTCCGCGCGGCCTCCGAGGTGCGCTGTCGGCGCTGTCCGCGGTGCTCCTGGCGTTCTCGCTCGTGGGGACGCAGGCGCTCCCGGCGTCGGCGGACACGGTGCGCGACATGCAGTACTGGCTCGGCGACTACGGCTTCACGACGGCCTGGGAGACGACGAAGGGCGCCGGTGTCACC from Plantibacter flavus includes these protein-coding regions:
- the eno gene encoding phosphopyruvate hydratase; the protein is MALIEAVGAREILDSRGNPTVEVEVLLEDGTVSRAAVPSGASTGAFEAYELRDGDAARYLGKGVEKAVDAVLDEIGPALEGIEADDQRLVDHTMIELDGTENKSRLGANAILGASLAVARAAADSADLSLYRYVGGANAHVLPVPMMNIINGGSHADTGVDIQEFMILPIGAPSFREALRWGTETYHTLKGLLKSKGFATGLGDEGGFAPDFEHNRAALDFIVEAIEKAGFTVGTDIALGLDVASSEFYKDGAYQFEGKALNSTEMTAYYADLVANYPLITIEDPLAEDDWAGYAHLTPELGSKVQIVGDDLFVTNPKRLADGIAKGAANSLLVKVNQIGTLTETLDAVSLAQRSGYTTILSHRSGETEDTTIADLAVATNAGQIKTGAPARSERVAKYNQLLRIEEELGQAAVYAGRSAFPRFTA
- a CDS encoding septum formation initiator family protein — protein: MKKPSMPAGGESERTPSGSGAASSSSSGSSKQRPASKPRSSSADASAKRSSSSSKRPAGATAKPARSAATAPRSTTKAPRSASAGSSAPRSRTGSTRTTPARQSDAGGWLRSLRLSGFSVLLLGILVLGVVVLAPNLKTFLEQRQQIAALEAGVADTQKQVDAQQAERERWNDQSYVMTQARDRLFYALPGEVSYIIINDVDPASLPTTETPVSDTLVDSQSDWLDGLLSSLVATGYSPAPVATETPAPTQTTPPAGG
- a CDS encoding DUF501 domain-containing protein gives rise to the protein MSTPPFGPVSERDVEIVSAQLGRPARNVVGIAARCVCGAPTVVSTAPRLADGTPFPTFYYLTHPAATAAVSSLEATQVMNEYNELLAEDEAVRAAYATAHTAYLADRTSIAEVAEIDGISAGGMPVRVKCLHALVGHALAAGPGVNPIGDLALDRASWSPEVCACADGQAGQG